In the Psychromicrobium lacuslunae genome, GCGCTGTTGATTCAGATTGTGATTGTGGCAGCCGGCGTCGGGCTTTTGGTTTCTTCCTCCCCCATCGCCTTCCACGTGATTCGCTACGCGGGCGCTGCCTATTTGGTCTACCTGGGCCTGCGGAAACTCTTAGCGAAACGCTCGGAAGCCGCTGAAGAAACCAAAGAAGCCAAGCCGGAAAGCGCTTTTTCCATGCTGCGCCGGGGCTTCTGGGTCAATCTGCTCAACCCGAAGGCAATAGTGTTCTTCCTGGCTTTCGTCCCCCAGTTCATTCGTCCCGATTCGCCGCTACTGCCACAATATTTAGTGCTCGCCGCCACAGTGGTGCTGGTCGACGTCGTGGTGATGTGGTTATTCTTCGCCGCTGCTGCCCGATCCTTCAGCCGCTTCACCGAGAGTCAGCGTGGTGAGCGCGCGCTCAACCGGACCTTCGGCGGGCTTTTCGTCGGTGCTGGTGTGCTGCTCGCCGTGGTCTAAACGCGGCGTCATCGGAAGCCAAAAAACGGCACTACCGGTTCTTCGATTCGAAGTTGCGGCCGCAGACCGGCACAATGGTGGAACTGATTCCAAGGAATATCCAAGGAGCAACAGATGACGACCATCCCCTCCCTCCGGCTGAACGACGGCCACGATTTACCGGCCCTCGGCTTCGGCACCTACCCGCACGGTTACGCCGATTCCGAGCGAGCCGTCGGGCATGCGCTGGAACTTGGCTACCGGCTGATTGACACCGCGCTACGCTATGAAAACGAGGTTGAGGTCGGCACCGCGATCCGAAAATCTCCGGTCCCCCGCGAAGAGATCGTGCTGACCAGCAAACTGCCGGGCCGCAATCACGGTTACGGCGAAGCTTTCCAAGCCTTCGAAGAATCCAGCCGGAACCTTGGCCTCGACACCATCGACCTCTACCTAATTCACTGGCCACTGCCCAAGCAGGGTAAGTACGTCGACACCTGGAAGGCCTTGGTGGAACTGCAAAAGGCCGGCAAGGTCCGTTCCATCGGTGTCTCGAATTTCACCGAAGAACACCTAAAAGATCTGCAGGATGCCACCGGAGTGACTCCGTCGGTCAATCAAGTGGAATTGCACCCCTACTTTCCGCAACAGGCGTTGCGCGAATTCCACGCCCGTAATGGCATTGTCACCCAATCCTGGAGCCCCTTGGGTCGCGGCCAGCTATTGCAGGAACCACTGCTCGTTGAGTTGGCAGAGAAGTATGGCGTTGGCGTGGGTCAATTAGTCCTACG is a window encoding:
- a CDS encoding LysE family transporter translates to MQLSLWFALLAACLMISFTPGAGAINTMSNSLNAGFRRSLWGILGQQIALLIQIVIVAAGVGLLVSSSPIAFHVIRYAGAAYLVYLGLRKLLAKRSEAAEETKEAKPESAFSMLRRGFWVNLLNPKAIVFFLAFVPQFIRPDSPLLPQYLVLAATVVLVDVVVMWLFFAAAARSFSRFTESQRGERALNRTFGGLFVGAGVLLAVV
- a CDS encoding aldo/keto reductase; its protein translation is MTTIPSLRLNDGHDLPALGFGTYPHGYADSERAVGHALELGYRLIDTALRYENEVEVGTAIRKSPVPREEIVLTSKLPGRNHGYGEAFQAFEESSRNLGLDTIDLYLIHWPLPKQGKYVDTWKALVELQKAGKVRSIGVSNFTEEHLKDLQDATGVTPSVNQVELHPYFPQQALREFHARNGIVTQSWSPLGRGQLLQEPLLVELAEKYGVGVGQLVLRWHLQNGVVPIPMSNNPERQQHNLEIFGFDITDEDLARINSLEKGRLWGQDPNEHEEF